One genomic region from Arthrobacter sp. YN encodes:
- a CDS encoding cupin domain-containing protein: MSQGGITRKADVLIEEHSWGRLQWMVSDKLGNSETMTVGRCYIHPHQQNPPHYHPNCDEVLHVLQGRIKHRVNDTYVDLEAGDTISIPSGAIHNAVNVGTEEAIFVISFSSSQRDTVGE; encoded by the coding sequence ATGTCACAGGGAGGCATTACCCGAAAAGCGGATGTCCTGATTGAAGAGCACAGCTGGGGCCGGCTTCAATGGATGGTTTCGGACAAGCTCGGCAATTCGGAGACCATGACCGTGGGCAGGTGCTACATCCACCCGCACCAACAGAATCCTCCGCACTATCACCCCAATTGCGACGAAGTACTCCACGTGCTGCAGGGCCGGATCAAGCACCGGGTCAACGACACCTACGTAGATCTTGAGGCCGGGGACACCATCTCCATTCCCTCAGGAGCCATCCACAACGCTGTGAACGTAGGCACCGAGGAGGCCATTTTTGTGATCAGTTTCTCTTCCTCCCAAAGAGATACGGTAGGCGAGTGA